One genomic window of Pseudoxanthomonas sp. includes the following:
- a CDS encoding acireductone dioxygenase: MSRLRIFDHADPDTPLFASFDPDFIATELHRIGVLFERWKAGKDIAPGAAPEEVMDAYRADIDRLVADRGFKSVDVVSIAPDHPARAEMRAKFLDEHFHKEDEVRFFVAGSGLFTLHVDDKVYEIECVQDDLIAVPDGTRHWFDMGEEPSFVAIRFFTEPDGWVGHFTGETIAARFPRYTPSQSH, encoded by the coding sequence ATGAGCCGTCTTCGCATTTTCGATCACGCTGACCCGGACACCCCGCTGTTCGCCAGCTTCGATCCCGATTTCATCGCCACCGAGCTGCACAGGATTGGCGTGCTGTTCGAACGTTGGAAAGCCGGCAAGGACATCGCCCCGGGCGCCGCGCCCGAAGAGGTCATGGACGCGTATCGCGCCGACATCGACCGGCTGGTCGCCGACCGTGGCTTCAAGTCGGTGGACGTGGTCAGCATCGCGCCAGACCATCCCGCGCGCGCCGAGATGCGGGCCAAATTCCTGGACGAGCACTTCCACAAGGAAGACGAAGTGCGCTTCTTCGTCGCCGGCTCCGGCCTGTTCACCCTGCACGTGGACGACAAGGTCTACGAGATCGAGTGCGTACAGGACGACCTGATCGCCGTGCCCGACGGCACCCGGCACTGGTTCGACATGGGCGAGGAACCCAGCTTCGTGGCAATCCGCTTCTTCACCGAGCCGGATGGCTGGGTCGGTCACTTCACCGGCGAGACGATTGCAGCGCGCTTCCCGCGCTACACGCCGAGCCAGTCGCACTGA
- a CDS encoding FAD-binding oxidoreductase has translation MSDSLLDSLHAAMPELRLKTDAGDLEHYGRDWTRRWTPNPLAIALPGSVEEVQAVMRWASEHAVKVVPSGGRTGLSGGAVAADGELVLSLERMNKPLSFDRVDRTLTVQAGMPLEAIHNAARDEGLVYPVDFAARGSCSIGGNIATNAGGIRVIRYGNTREWIAGLKVVTANGELLDLNRALVKNSSGYDLRQLMIGSEGTLGIVVEATLRLTDPPPPTNVMLLALPSFEVLMEVFAAFRERLQLEAFEFFTDIALKHVLAHGAVKPFDEVYPYYVVTEFATGDEAKEAAAMAAFEDCMEHGWVADGVISQSDAQAQQLWRLREGITESLAPHVPYKNDVSVRISAMPAFLQETMKLLGDAYPQFEVVWFGHIGDGNLHINVLKPADMAQADFVRDCEQVTKLLAKALKAHEGSISAEHGIGLVKKAYLDSTRSPAEIALMRGIRKALDPAGLLNPGKLFDA, from the coding sequence ATGAGCGATTCCCTGCTTGATTCCCTGCATGCGGCGATGCCGGAGCTGCGCCTGAAAACCGATGCCGGCGACCTGGAACACTACGGCCGCGACTGGACCCGGCGCTGGACGCCGAACCCGCTGGCCATCGCGCTGCCGGGCAGCGTCGAGGAAGTGCAGGCGGTGATGCGCTGGGCCAGCGAACACGCGGTCAAGGTCGTGCCCTCGGGCGGCCGCACCGGGCTTTCCGGTGGCGCGGTGGCCGCCGACGGCGAACTGGTGCTCAGCCTGGAACGCATGAACAAGCCGCTGTCCTTCGATCGCGTGGACCGCACGCTGACCGTGCAGGCCGGCATGCCGCTGGAAGCCATCCACAACGCGGCGCGCGACGAAGGCTTGGTGTATCCAGTGGATTTCGCGGCGCGTGGCTCGTGTTCGATCGGCGGCAACATCGCCACCAATGCCGGTGGCATCCGCGTGATCCGCTACGGCAATACCCGCGAGTGGATCGCCGGGTTGAAGGTGGTTACCGCCAACGGCGAACTGCTCGATCTCAATCGCGCCCTGGTCAAGAACTCCAGCGGTTACGACCTGCGCCAGCTGATGATCGGTTCGGAAGGCACGCTCGGCATCGTGGTCGAAGCCACCCTGCGCCTGACCGATCCGCCGCCGCCGACCAACGTGATGTTGCTGGCGCTGCCGTCGTTTGAAGTGCTGATGGAAGTGTTTGCTGCGTTCCGCGAACGCCTGCAGCTGGAGGCGTTCGAATTCTTCACCGACATCGCACTCAAGCACGTGCTGGCCCACGGTGCGGTCAAGCCGTTCGACGAGGTCTATCCGTATTACGTGGTCACCGAGTTCGCCACCGGCGACGAGGCGAAGGAGGCTGCCGCGATGGCCGCGTTCGAGGACTGCATGGAACACGGCTGGGTCGCCGACGGCGTGATCAGCCAGTCCGATGCACAGGCCCAGCAGCTGTGGCGCCTGCGCGAAGGCATCACCGAGTCGCTGGCGCCGCACGTGCCGTACAAGAACGACGTGTCGGTGCGGATCTCGGCGATGCCGGCGTTCCTGCAGGAAACCATGAAGCTCCTGGGCGACGCCTATCCGCAGTTCGAAGTGGTGTGGTTCGGCCATATCGGCGACGGCAACCTGCATATCAACGTGCTCAAGCCGGCGGACATGGCGCAGGCGGATTTCGTCCGCGATTGCGAGCAGGTGACCAAGCTGCTGGCAAAGGCGCTCAAGGCGCACGAAGGCAGCATCTCGGCCGAACATGGCATAGGTCTGGTCAAGAAGGCCTACCTGGACAGCACCCGGAGTCCGGCGGAAATCGCGCTGATGCGGGGTATTCGCAAGGCACTTGATCCGGCCGGCCTGCTGAATCCGGGCAAGCTGTTCGACGCCTGA
- a CDS encoding DUF4105 domain-containing protein, which translates to MSRTRRLPRWRWLVALLCFGLLPSAQAALRWQLDPAGLDDRQRAASQALLDDVASGLPSVWRVALGDVPVQWRDDLPERVHGRATGSGRILLPRQLLIDGMQGASRDAGPEAPAWSAARAALIHELAHLLDRSASGGFSRDSRLLDLAGWQVGTWPRLWLRQQRNPFTDRSPDRYELHSPREYVAVNLEHFLLDADYACRRPALAAYFAQRLDMPLKVGGCAPGLPFFEDESAQPLQVLDPARIYAVDYLLADSDSEAMSRWGHSMLRLVICAPGRPRGPDCRLDLQYQRVLSFRAFIDDVQLSSWGGLTGRYPARLYLLPLSQVIDEYTQVQLRGLRSVPLALDQDEITTLLQRAAQVHWSYDGGYRFITNNCAVETYKLLHDGVPRLVDTQLSGITPKGLLRRLERTGLADPSVLDDLPQAERVGYFFPAASSHYQAMFDVLRQALPLPETSVRAWLKLPPAQRAAWIARADLRSSAALLVLEQAARRQQEQAARDALKHRFLSDRKDAAVREGGVRLQALLDEEGFFAQPALLLAGQPGYGLPQQAERAALALDAGARATRQRQARQSLQEDAKQWLPQALRADIDGTEANLEALGERLRRLNRESGGIELKRQAPLP; encoded by the coding sequence GTGAGTCGTACGCGCCGGCTGCCGCGCTGGCGGTGGCTGGTGGCGTTGCTGTGTTTCGGCCTGTTGCCTTCGGCGCAGGCCGCGTTGCGCTGGCAGCTTGATCCGGCTGGACTGGACGATCGGCAACGTGCTGCAAGCCAGGCGTTGCTCGATGATGTTGCTTCGGGTTTGCCCTCTGTTTGGCGTGTAGCGCTGGGCGATGTGCCCGTGCAGTGGCGCGATGATCTACCCGAGCGCGTCCATGGGCGTGCGACCGGCAGCGGTCGGATCCTGTTACCGCGGCAGCTGCTGATCGATGGGATGCAGGGTGCTTCCCGCGATGCAGGTCCCGAGGCGCCTGCCTGGTCGGCAGCACGCGCCGCGCTGATCCATGAGCTGGCGCATCTGCTGGATCGCAGTGCGTCTGGTGGTTTTTCGCGGGATTCGCGCCTGCTGGATCTTGCAGGCTGGCAGGTCGGCACCTGGCCGCGGCTGTGGTTGCGCCAGCAGCGCAATCCGTTCACCGACCGTTCGCCGGACCGCTACGAACTGCATTCGCCGCGCGAGTACGTGGCGGTGAACCTTGAGCATTTCCTGCTGGATGCCGACTACGCGTGCCGTCGGCCTGCGTTGGCGGCGTACTTCGCACAACGCCTGGACATGCCGCTGAAGGTTGGCGGGTGTGCGCCTGGCCTGCCGTTCTTCGAGGATGAATCGGCCCAGCCGCTGCAGGTGCTGGACCCGGCGCGCATCTACGCGGTGGACTACCTGCTGGCCGATAGCGACAGCGAAGCGATGAGCCGTTGGGGCCACAGCATGTTGCGGCTGGTGATCTGCGCGCCCGGTCGGCCGCGCGGGCCGGATTGCCGGCTGGATCTGCAGTACCAGCGCGTGTTGTCGTTCCGCGCGTTCATTGACGACGTGCAACTGTCCAGTTGGGGAGGACTGACCGGTCGCTATCCTGCACGCCTGTACCTGCTGCCGCTGTCGCAGGTCATCGACGAATACACCCAGGTGCAGTTGCGCGGGTTGCGTTCGGTACCGCTGGCGCTGGATCAGGATGAAATCACCACGTTGCTGCAGCGCGCCGCACAGGTGCACTGGAGCTATGACGGTGGCTATCGCTTCATCACCAACAACTGCGCAGTGGAAACCTACAAGCTGCTGCACGATGGCGTGCCGAGACTGGTCGATACGCAGCTGTCAGGCATCACGCCGAAAGGCCTGCTGCGCAGGCTTGAGCGCACCGGCCTTGCCGATCCATCGGTGCTGGACGACCTGCCGCAGGCCGAGCGCGTGGGCTATTTCTTTCCTGCCGCCAGCAGCCATTACCAGGCGATGTTCGATGTGCTGCGCCAGGCGCTTCCATTGCCGGAAACTTCGGTGCGGGCCTGGTTGAAACTGCCGCCGGCGCAGCGCGCGGCGTGGATCGCACGGGCGGATCTTCGCAGTAGTGCGGCATTGCTGGTGCTGGAACAGGCCGCGCGTCGCCAGCAGGAACAGGCTGCACGCGATGCGCTCAAGCACCGGTTTCTTTCGGACAGGAAAGATGCCGCCGTCCGCGAGGGCGGCGTGCGCCTGCAGGCGCTGCTGGACGAAGAAGGATTCTTCGCACAACCGGCGCTGCTGCTGGCTGGCCAGCCGGGCTATGGATTGCCGCAGCAGGCCGAGCGCGCGGCCCTGGCATTGGACGCTGGTGCGCGTGCGACCAGGCAGCGCCAGGCGCGCCAGTCGTTGCAGGAAGATGCCAAACAGTGGTTGCCGCAAGCGCTGCGGGCAGACATCGATGGGACCGAAGCCAATCTGGAAGCACTGGGCGAACGTTTGCGCCGGCTCAATCGGGAATCAGGCGGGATCGAGCTGAAGCGCCAAGCGCCGCTTCCGTAG
- a CDS encoding NUDIX hydrolase — protein MHDLLRARLATQFDDYFRRWPAEKPADAGFSELLSDPDPFVRDRLEGHFTGSAWLVSADGQRTLLTHHRKLDRWLQPGGHADGDADLANVALKEALEESGVTGLRVDGAAIFDLDHHWIPERKGVLGHWHFDVRYVVHAVGSEDYVVGEESHDLAWRPVSEVALEPDESLRRMARKWLMQRDQLGD, from the coding sequence ATGCATGACCTGCTGCGCGCGCGCCTGGCGACGCAATTTGATGACTATTTTCGTCGCTGGCCGGCAGAAAAGCCGGCCGATGCAGGCTTTTCCGAATTGCTGTCAGATCCCGACCCGTTCGTGCGGGATCGACTGGAGGGTCACTTCACCGGTTCGGCCTGGCTGGTGTCGGCCGATGGGCAGCGCACGCTGCTGACCCACCACCGCAAGCTGGATCGCTGGCTGCAGCCCGGTGGCCATGCCGATGGCGACGCCGATCTGGCGAACGTGGCCTTGAAGGAGGCGTTGGAAGAATCCGGCGTCACCGGCCTGCGCGTGGACGGCGCGGCGATCTTCGACCTGGACCATCACTGGATTCCCGAGCGCAAGGGCGTGCTGGGGCATTGGCATTTCGACGTTCGCTACGTGGTCCATGCGGTGGGCAGCGAGGACTACGTGGTTGGCGAGGAGTCGCACGACCTGGCCTGGCGGCCGGTCAGCGAGGTGGCGCTTGAGCCCGATGAATCACTGCGCCGCATGGCCCGCAAGTGGCTGATGCAGCGGGACCAATTGGGCGATTGA
- the serA gene encoding phosphoglycerate dehydrogenase, which yields MMSKKTSFPKEDIRVLLLEGVSQSAVDVFQAAGYSQIEFHTKSLPEDELKARIAEAHIIGIRSRTQLTEEVLSHARRLIAVGCFCIGTNQVDTEAAELAGIPVFNAPYSNTRSVAELVIAQSIMLMRGIPQKSAQCHRGGWSKSALGSHEVRGKTLGIIGYGHIGTQVGVLAEAMGMKVIFHDIETKLSLGNATPATSLEELLEHSDVVTLHVPETASTKDMFGAAQIAGMKKGAHLINASRGTVVDIDALAEALKSGHVGGAAVDVFPVEPKGNGDAFVSPLAGLDQVILTPHVGGSTLEAQDNIGIEVAAKLVRYSDNGSTLSAVNFPEVTLPGHEGSRRILHIHRNVPGVLSQINDVFRGQGINIDGQFLRTDPQVGYVVIDVTASEAQTTVLKDALAAVDGTLRVRTLY from the coding sequence ATCATGTCGAAGAAGACCTCGTTCCCGAAGGAAGACATCCGCGTCCTGCTGCTGGAAGGCGTCAGCCAGTCCGCCGTCGATGTGTTCCAGGCGGCCGGTTACAGCCAGATCGAATTCCACACCAAGTCGCTGCCGGAAGACGAGCTCAAGGCGCGCATCGCCGAAGCCCACATCATCGGCATCCGCTCGCGCACCCAGCTGACCGAAGAGGTGCTGTCGCACGCGCGCCGCCTGATCGCGGTGGGCTGCTTCTGCATCGGCACCAACCAGGTGGACACCGAGGCGGCCGAACTGGCCGGCATCCCGGTCTTCAACGCGCCTTATTCCAACACCCGCAGCGTGGCCGAACTGGTCATCGCCCAGTCGATCATGCTGATGCGTGGCATCCCGCAGAAGAGCGCGCAGTGCCATCGCGGCGGCTGGTCAAAATCCGCACTGGGCAGCCATGAAGTGCGCGGCAAGACCCTGGGCATCATCGGCTACGGCCATATCGGCACCCAGGTTGGCGTGCTGGCCGAAGCGATGGGCATGAAGGTCATCTTCCACGACATCGAAACCAAGCTCTCGCTGGGCAACGCCACCCCGGCGACCAGCCTGGAAGAGCTGCTGGAGCACTCGGACGTGGTCACCCTGCACGTGCCGGAAACCGCGTCGACCAAGGACATGTTCGGCGCCGCGCAGATCGCCGGCATGAAGAAGGGCGCGCACCTGATCAATGCCTCGCGCGGCACCGTGGTCGACATCGACGCACTGGCCGAAGCGCTGAAGTCCGGCCACGTCGGCGGCGCCGCGGTGGACGTGTTCCCGGTCGAACCCAAGGGCAACGGCGATGCGTTCGTCTCGCCGCTGGCCGGCCTGGACCAGGTGATCCTGACCCCGCACGTCGGTGGCAGCACCCTGGAAGCACAGGACAACATCGGCATCGAGGTCGCGGCCAAGCTGGTCCGCTACAGCGACAACGGCAGCACCCTGTCGGCAGTGAACTTCCCCGAAGTCACCCTGCCCGGCCATGAAGGCAGCCGTCGCATCCTGCACATCCACCGCAACGTGCCGGGCGTGCTGTCGCAGATCAACGACGTGTTCCGTGGCCAGGGCATCAACATCGACGGCCAGTTCCTGCGCACCGACCCGCAGGTCGGCTACGTCGTGATCGACGTGACCGCCTCGGAAGCGCAGACCACGGTCCTGAAGGACGCACTGGCCGCGGTCGACGGCACCCTGCGGGTGCGCACGCTGTATTGA
- a CDS encoding amino acid permease encodes MLFWRVKPLEKILETAEKKSLHRQLGAFQLTMLGIGAVIGTGIFVLTAEAGQKAGPGMMIAFVIAAVVCGLAALAYSELASMIPVSGSAYTYTYGVLGELIAWIVGWALGLEYGIGAAVVTVGWSGYMNGLLAHSTLFGLVEPGALALPAYLQTGFFAGGGFNLLAFLVALLVTWLLVIGTSKSAKVNAVLVAIKIVALTLFVVIALPVATSNTTNFTPFLPGGWGSPLGGVGVLGAAASIFFAYVGFDAISTAAEETKNPNRNIPIGLIASLTVCTIFYLLVGYGAVGAVGAQPIMGADGIPLEPGSAAFATACAGSEALVCSREPLAHVLRLIGWPNLGNWIGVAAILALPSVILMMMFGQTRIFFTMSRDGLLPERLSRVHPRFRTPHVITLATGLIVALCGAFFPVGKLADTSNSGTLLAFAMVSIGVLVLRRQQPNRPRPFRTPFAWIVCPLAVAGCLLLFVNLSMVAKLVFAGWAVIGLVIYGLYSRNRSHLAPGNSQS; translated from the coding sequence ATGCTGTTCTGGCGCGTCAAGCCGCTTGAGAAAATCCTCGAAACCGCCGAGAAAAAATCGCTGCATCGTCAGCTCGGCGCCTTCCAGTTGACCATGCTGGGCATCGGTGCAGTCATCGGCACCGGCATCTTCGTGCTGACCGCCGAAGCCGGCCAGAAAGCCGGCCCCGGCATGATGATCGCCTTCGTCATCGCCGCCGTCGTCTGCGGACTGGCCGCACTGGCCTACTCAGAACTGGCCTCGATGATCCCGGTCTCCGGGTCGGCCTACACCTACACCTATGGCGTGCTGGGCGAACTCATCGCCTGGATCGTGGGTTGGGCGCTGGGCCTGGAATACGGCATCGGCGCGGCGGTCGTGACGGTGGGCTGGTCCGGTTACATGAATGGCCTGCTCGCGCACAGCACGCTCTTTGGCCTGGTCGAGCCTGGCGCGCTGGCGCTGCCGGCTTATCTGCAGACCGGCTTCTTCGCTGGCGGTGGCTTCAACCTGCTGGCCTTCCTGGTCGCGCTGCTGGTGACCTGGCTGCTGGTCATCGGTACTTCCAAGAGCGCCAAGGTCAACGCGGTGCTGGTCGCGATCAAGATCGTGGCCCTGACCCTGTTCGTGGTGATCGCGCTGCCGGTGGCGACCTCCAACACCACCAACTTCACCCCGTTCCTGCCGGGCGGCTGGGGCAGCCCGCTGGGCGGCGTCGGCGTGCTGGGCGCGGCGGCTTCAATCTTCTTCGCCTACGTGGGTTTCGATGCGATTTCCACGGCCGCCGAGGAAACCAAGAACCCCAACCGCAACATCCCGATCGGCCTGATCGCCTCGCTGACCGTGTGCACCATCTTCTATCTGCTGGTCGGCTACGGCGCAGTGGGTGCGGTCGGCGCACAACCGATCATGGGTGCGGACGGCATTCCACTGGAGCCGGGCAGCGCTGCGTTTGCGACCGCCTGCGCCGGCTCCGAGGCACTGGTCTGCAGCAGGGAGCCGCTGGCCCACGTGCTGCGCCTGATCGGCTGGCCGAACCTGGGCAACTGGATCGGCGTCGCTGCCATCCTGGCGCTGCCGTCGGTGATCCTGATGATGATGTTCGGCCAGACCCGCATCTTCTTCACCATGTCGCGTGATGGCCTACTGCCGGAACGCCTGTCGCGGGTGCACCCGCGTTTCCGCACGCCCCACGTCATCACCCTGGCCACCGGCCTGATCGTGGCCCTGTGCGGTGCCTTCTTCCCGGTGGGCAAGCTGGCCGACACCTCCAACTCGGGCACGCTGCTGGCCTTCGCCATGGTCTCCATCGGCGTGCTGGTGCTGCGCAGGCAGCAGCCGAATCGCCCGCGTCCGTTCCGCACCCCGTTCGCCTGGATCGTGTGCCCGCTCGCCGTGGCCGGCTGCCTGCTGCTGTTCGTCAACCTGAGCATGGTCGCCAAGCTGGTGTTCGCGGGCTGGGCGGTGATCGGCCTGGTCATCTACGGCCTGTACAGCCGCAATCGCAGCCACCTGGCGCCAGGCAACAGCCAGTCCTGA
- the uraH gene encoding hydroxyisourate hydrolase — MTSLSTHVLDTSRGQPAAGIAVALFDEAGDVLWQGITDADGRCPALRELALESGRYRLIFAVAAYFSAAGVALPEPPFLDEVPLDFGVAGQGHYHVPLLVSPFGYSTYRGS; from the coding sequence ATGACCAGTCTCTCCACCCATGTCCTCGACACCAGTCGTGGCCAGCCAGCGGCCGGCATCGCGGTCGCACTGTTCGACGAAGCCGGTGACGTGCTGTGGCAGGGCATCACCGATGCGGATGGCCGCTGCCCGGCGTTGCGCGAGTTGGCGCTGGAGTCGGGGCGCTATCGGCTGATCTTCGCGGTGGCTGCGTACTTCAGTGCGGCCGGTGTCGCGTTGCCGGAACCACCGTTCCTGGATGAGGTGCCGCTGGATTTCGGGGTTGCCGGGCAGGGGCATTACCACGTGCCGCTATTGGTGTCGCCGTTCGGATATTCGACCTACCGCGGTAGCTGA
- a CDS encoding methylthioribulose 1-phosphate dehydratase, whose protein sequence is MNALPYDSARLALLADEITANVAELAALGWTPATSSNFSERLDDRHAAITVSGADKGRMGREHIMVVDFDGAPVATDKRPSAETLLHTQLYKRFPEIGCVLHTHSPVQTIASRLYAGAGHIRLEGYELLKAFRGNSTHEMAVNVPVFANTQNMNVLAAQVDALLDERPLWGYLIDGHGLYAWGRTMAEARRHLEAFEFLLHCELELRKLGCRG, encoded by the coding sequence ATGAACGCCCTGCCCTACGATTCCGCACGCCTGGCCCTGCTGGCCGACGAGATCACCGCCAACGTGGCCGAACTGGCCGCGCTTGGCTGGACGCCGGCCACCAGCAGCAACTTCTCCGAGCGCCTGGACGATCGCCATGCCGCGATCACCGTTTCCGGCGCGGACAAGGGCCGCATGGGCCGCGAACACATCATGGTCGTGGACTTCGACGGCGCACCGGTGGCCACCGACAAGCGCCCGTCGGCCGAGACCCTGCTGCATACCCAGCTGTACAAGCGCTTCCCGGAAATAGGCTGCGTGCTGCATACGCATTCGCCAGTGCAGACCATCGCCTCGCGCCTGTATGCCGGCGCCGGCCACATCCGGCTGGAAGGCTACGAGCTGCTCAAGGCCTTCCGCGGCAACAGCACCCACGAGATGGCAGTGAACGTGCCGGTCTTCGCCAACACCCAGAACATGAACGTGCTGGCCGCGCAGGTGGATGCCCTGCTCGACGAGCGTCCACTGTGGGGCTACCTGATCGACGGCCACGGCCTGTACGCGTGGGGCCGGACGATGGCCGAAGCCCGCCGCCACCTGGAAGCCTTCGAGTTCCTGCTCCACTGCGAACTGGAACTGCGCAAACTGGGTTGTCGCGGCTGA
- a CDS encoding amino acid permease: MKQLLRIKNPGQLTQDASQLELHRTLGPWGLTALGIGAVIGGGIFVITGQAAAEHAGPAIMLSFVLAALCCTFCALAYAEFAAMVPVSGSAYTYTYATLGEAAAWFIGWMLVLEYGVSASAVAVSWTGYFLSLLDQFGIHLPAALVNAPLDGSLQPTGAIANLPAAGIVLLLTWLCYVGIRKSSAINMAMVILKTLLILLVIFAGWKYVDTSHWHPFIPANEGPGKFGWSGVLRGAAIVFFAYIGFEAVSVAAQESTKPQRDLPVGMLLSLVICTVLYIAMAAVMTGLVPFAQLGTNEPVVTAVAAHPELGWLRLIVEIGALIGLSSVVLVMIIGQPRIFMIMARDGLLPEVFTRIHPKYRTPHINTVITGIGIALLAAVFPLDILGELTSMGTLIAFAAVCGGVLILRRTQPDLPRPFRIPFAWIICLAGIASCMTLLSTMTRHNWMLMIIWTVLGFVIYGAYGYRHSRLRNPG; encoded by the coding sequence ATGAAGCAGTTGCTCCGCATCAAGAATCCCGGCCAGCTCACCCAGGACGCAAGCCAGCTGGAACTGCATCGCACGCTGGGGCCCTGGGGCCTGACCGCGCTGGGCATCGGTGCGGTCATCGGCGGCGGCATCTTCGTCATCACCGGCCAGGCCGCGGCCGAACACGCCGGCCCGGCGATCATGCTGTCCTTCGTCCTGGCGGCGTTGTGCTGCACCTTCTGTGCGCTGGCCTATGCCGAATTCGCCGCGATGGTGCCGGTCTCCGGATCGGCCTATACCTACACCTACGCGACCCTGGGCGAGGCGGCGGCCTGGTTCATCGGCTGGATGCTGGTGCTCGAATACGGCGTATCCGCCTCAGCGGTGGCGGTGAGCTGGACCGGCTACTTCCTGAGCCTGCTCGACCAGTTCGGCATCCATCTGCCGGCGGCGCTGGTCAACGCACCGCTGGACGGCAGCCTGCAGCCAACCGGCGCCATCGCCAATCTCCCGGCGGCCGGCATCGTGCTGCTGCTGACCTGGCTTTGCTACGTGGGCATCCGCAAGTCGTCGGCCATCAACATGGCCATGGTGATCCTGAAAACGCTGCTGATCCTGCTGGTGATCTTCGCCGGCTGGAAATACGTGGACACCAGCCATTGGCACCCGTTCATCCCCGCCAACGAAGGCCCAGGCAAGTTCGGCTGGAGCGGCGTGCTGCGCGGTGCGGCGATCGTGTTCTTTGCCTACATCGGTTTCGAGGCCGTTTCGGTGGCCGCGCAGGAATCGACCAAGCCGCAACGCGACCTGCCCGTCGGCATGCTGCTGTCGCTGGTGATCTGCACGGTGCTGTACATCGCCATGGCCGCGGTCATGACCGGGCTGGTGCCGTTCGCGCAGCTGGGCACCAACGAACCGGTGGTGACCGCGGTGGCCGCACATCCCGAACTGGGCTGGCTGCGCCTGATCGTGGAGATCGGCGCGCTGATCGGCCTGTCGTCGGTGGTGCTGGTGATGATCATCGGCCAGCCGCGCATCTTCATGATCATGGCGCGCGACGGCCTGCTGCCCGAGGTGTTCACCCGGATCCATCCCAAGTACCGCACGCCGCACATCAATACGGTCATCACCGGCATCGGCATCGCGCTGCTGGCGGCAGTGTTCCCGCTGGACATCCTGGGCGAGCTGACCTCGATGGGCACGTTGATCGCCTTCGCCGCGGTCTGCGGCGGCGTGCTGATCCTGCGCCGCACCCAGCCCGACCTGCCGCGCCCGTTCCGGATTCCGTTCGCCTGGATCATCTGTCTGGCCGGCATTGCCAGCTGCATGACGCTGCTGTCGACCATGACCCGGCACAACTGGATGCTGATGATCATCTGGACCGTGCTGGGCTTCGTGATCTACGGCGCCTACGGCTACCGCCACAGTCGGCTGCGCAACCCAGGCTGA
- the mtnC gene encoding acireductone synthase, whose product MGTVIQAILTDIEGTTSSISFVKDVLFPYARRELPGFVAARGAEPEIRQLLDTVATEAGGICSDEVIVEMLRGWIDQDRKHTVLKALQGLIWEAGYRDADFTSHMYPDAAKALQRWYADGLALYVYSSGSVPAQKLLFGHTDVGDLTPLFSGWFDTEVGGKRESPSYAQIVARIGMAPAEILFLSDVVAELDAARDAGLQTILVDRLDDYAQPRTTAEANGHPRVTSFAQITPAT is encoded by the coding sequence ATGGGCACCGTCATCCAGGCGATCCTCACCGACATCGAGGGCACCACCAGCAGCATTTCGTTCGTCAAGGATGTGCTGTTCCCCTACGCCCGCCGCGAGCTGCCGGGCTTCGTCGCCGCACGTGGAGCCGAGCCCGAGATCCGCCAGCTGCTGGATACCGTGGCCACCGAGGCCGGCGGCATCTGCTCGGACGAGGTCATCGTCGAAATGCTGCGGGGCTGGATCGACCAGGACCGCAAGCACACCGTGCTCAAGGCGCTGCAAGGCCTGATCTGGGAAGCCGGCTATCGCGATGCCGACTTCACCTCGCACATGTATCCCGACGCAGCCAAGGCGCTGCAGCGCTGGTACGCCGATGGCCTGGCGCTGTACGTGTATTCCTCCGGCTCGGTGCCGGCGCAGAAGCTGCTGTTCGGCCACACCGACGTGGGTGACCTGACGCCACTGTTTTCAGGCTGGTTCGACACCGAGGTCGGCGGCAAGCGCGAATCTCCCAGCTATGCGCAGATCGTCGCGCGGATCGGCATGGCTCCGGCGGAAATCCTGTTCCTGTCCGACGTGGTGGCCGAGCTGGATGCGGCACGCGATGCCGGATTGCAGACCATCCTGGTCGATCGGCTGGATGACTACGCGCAGCCGCGCACGACCGCGGAAGCCAATGGCCATCCGCGCGTGACCAGCTTCGCCCAGATCACCCCGGCAACCTGA
- a CDS encoding DUF2388 domain-containing protein, translated as MRLRVATVLLLACSAPAWASSSAGGTSAAGSSAGSAGSSASSDSSSGSDKLVLEARVDAASFVASNGQIRGARLEAALRNLRERDVATRDASDLQLAQAILAL; from the coding sequence ATGCGTCTACGCGTTGCAACTGTTTTGCTGCTGGCCTGCAGCGCGCCAGCTTGGGCTTCTTCGAGTGCTGGCGGAACTTCTGCTGCTGGATCCTCGGCTGGTTCCGCCGGCTCGTCCGCGTCGTCGGACAGCTCTTCGGGCAGCGACAAGTTGGTCCTGGAAGCGCGCGTGGACGCAGCGAGCTTCGTCGCCAGCAATGGCCAGATCCGCGGCGCGCGCCTTGAAGCCGCACTGCGCAATCTGCGCGAACGTGACGTCGCCACGCGCGACGCTTCCGACCTGCAGCTGGCACAGGCCATCCTGGCCCTGTGA